The following proteins are encoded in a genomic region of Desulfovibrio sp. JC010:
- a CDS encoding AAA family ATPase, with amino-acid sequence MLRVVLTGSECTGKSTLAAALAKHYKVDPVPEYLREYFKMKDGNLTIDDVIPIAQGQLQLEAEAATRGAELIICDTDIISSIVYAKHYFNEYPGWLEQKLKYLGPSIYLLCDIDIEWKADGQRDMPGEREYMQQLFIKELKQRNIPFHNINGPLQRRIENSRQIIDATTKQSQHRHYVT; translated from the coding sequence ATGCTCCGCGTAGTGCTCACCGGGTCCGAATGCACCGGAAAATCAACTCTCGCCGCAGCATTGGCCAAGCATTACAAAGTGGACCCCGTACCAGAATACCTGCGCGAGTACTTCAAAATGAAGGACGGCAACCTGACCATAGACGACGTAATCCCTATTGCGCAGGGCCAATTGCAACTTGAAGCTGAAGCTGCAACCAGAGGAGCGGAGCTGATCATCTGCGATACCGACATTATCTCATCAATTGTCTACGCCAAGCACTACTTCAATGAATATCCCGGCTGGCTTGAACAAAAGCTTAAATATCTCGGGCCGTCTATCTACCTGCTTTGCGACATAGATATTGAATGGAAAGCTGACGGACAACGCGACATGCCGGGAGAACGAGAATACATGCAACAGCTGTTTATTAAGGAACTTAAACAACGCAACATTCCATTCCATAATATTAACGGACCACTGCAACGCAGAATTGAAAATTCGAGACAAATAATTGATGCGACGACAAAGCAATCACAACACCGCCATTATGTTACATAA
- a CDS encoding ABC transporter substrate-binding protein, with protein MRQKLLIVLAIMACFTLGATMAHAEKLTLGLKGEPTSLDPHFHNVSANNMQSLYVFDKLVRQDNRQKLQPGLATSWKPVSDNVWEFKLREGVKFHDGSPFTAEDVKFTIERIPNVPNSPSSFTGFVSNIQKIDIVDPLTIRFTTEAPAPLLPRQMAAFPIISKKNAEGASTEDFNSGKACIGTGPYALVKWERGDKIIYKRNDNYWGEKMPWEEIIVRPITNDGTRVAALKSGDVDMINFVPPADVDGLAENKKLTLSESPSTRLIYLHLDTDRDDSPTVSGNNGEKIKNPLKDFRVRKAISKAINRRAIAGRIMDGLAVPASQMVPDGYEGTSKRLKAEEYDPKGAKVLLADAGYPEGFKLVIHGPNDRYVNDADIAQAIAQMLTKIGIKTEVNTMPKSVYFGRASKLEFSFMLVGWATDTGEQSNCIGALLHTYDKEKGFGSSNRGRYSNPDLDATLEKALVTVDPAKHNELIIKATEMGIGDLGIIPIHYQVNVWGSKKGLEYNGRTDGYTLPRDIKVTK; from the coding sequence ATGCGCCAAAAACTATTGATTGTTCTTGCTATCATGGCTTGCTTCACCCTCGGAGCAACCATGGCCCATGCAGAAAAACTGACCCTCGGCCTGAAAGGTGAACCCACCTCTCTCGACCCCCATTTCCACAATGTCTCAGCCAACAACATGCAGTCCCTGTATGTTTTCGACAAGCTGGTCCGTCAGGACAACAGGCAGAAACTCCAGCCCGGTCTGGCTACTTCCTGGAAACCGGTTTCCGACAATGTATGGGAATTCAAACTCCGTGAAGGCGTAAAATTTCACGATGGTTCCCCGTTCACTGCTGAAGACGTAAAATTCACCATTGAACGCATCCCCAACGTACCCAACAGTCCTTCTTCCTTCACCGGATTTGTTTCCAATATCCAGAAGATCGACATTGTTGACCCGCTGACCATCCGCTTCACCACTGAAGCACCAGCTCCGCTTCTTCCCCGTCAGATGGCGGCTTTCCCCATCATTTCCAAAAAGAACGCTGAAGGTGCTTCCACTGAAGATTTCAACTCCGGCAAAGCCTGTATCGGTACCGGACCTTACGCGCTGGTTAAATGGGAACGCGGTGATAAAATCATCTACAAGCGCAATGACAACTACTGGGGCGAAAAAATGCCTTGGGAAGAAATCATTGTCCGCCCCATCACCAACGACGGTACCCGTGTAGCAGCACTTAAGTCCGGCGATGTGGATATGATCAACTTCGTGCCTCCGGCAGACGTTGACGGTCTGGCTGAAAACAAAAAGCTGACCCTTTCCGAATCTCCCTCCACCCGTCTGATCTACCTGCACCTCGATACCGACCGCGATGATTCCCCCACCGTATCCGGTAACAACGGTGAAAAAATCAAGAACCCCCTGAAAGACTTCCGCGTGCGTAAAGCCATCTCCAAGGCCATCAACCGCCGCGCCATCGCCGGCCGCATCATGGACGGTCTTGCAGTACCCGCAAGCCAGATGGTTCCCGATGGTTACGAAGGCACCAGCAAACGCCTCAAGGCTGAAGAATACGACCCCAAAGGGGCAAAAGTACTGCTCGCCGACGCCGGATACCCCGAAGGTTTCAAACTGGTCATCCACGGTCCCAACGACCGCTACGTGAATGATGCCGACATCGCACAGGCCATCGCACAGATGCTGACCAAGATCGGCATCAAGACTGAAGTAAACACCATGCCCAAGAGTGTATACTTCGGCCGCGCTTCCAAGCTTGAGTTCAGCTTCATGCTCGTAGGCTGGGCAACTGATACCGGTGAACAGTCCAACTGCATCGGTGCCCTGCTGCACACCTACGATAAAGAAAAGGGTTTCGGCTCCTCCAACCGCGGCCGCTACTCCAACCCCGATCTTGACGCCACCCTCGAAAAGGCTCTGGTCACCGTTGATCCTGCAAAGCACAACGAACTGATCATCAAGGCCACTGAAATGGGTATCGGCGATCTGGGCATTATCCCCATTCACTATCAGGTAAACGTCTGGGGTTCCAAGAAAGGACTTGAGTACAACGGCCGCACCGACGGTTACACTCTGCCTCGCGACATTAAAGTCACTAAATAG
- a CDS encoding aspartate/glutamate racemase family protein, translating to MKTLGILGGMSWESTISYYKKLNEGVRDYLGGLHSCRMVMHSVDFAPFAQQMGQNDWESITAGLVNGAKSVEAGGADALIIATNTMHKAAADVQAAVDIPLLHMADAIAAGAEKTGASKLGLLGTAFTMEQDFLSRPLKEKYGLDVIVPDSAGRSMVHRSIFDELCCGKLIDKTRDGYIKIIEEMAAQGAEAIVLGCTEIGLLVKPEDVSVPLIDTVEAHVELALNHIL from the coding sequence ATGAAAACTCTCGGAATTCTCGGCGGTATGAGCTGGGAATCTACTATATCATATTATAAGAAGCTCAATGAAGGTGTGCGCGATTATCTGGGCGGGCTGCATTCCTGCCGCATGGTCATGCACAGTGTTGATTTTGCTCCCTTTGCGCAGCAGATGGGGCAGAATGACTGGGAATCCATCACTGCCGGGCTGGTCAATGGAGCCAAATCCGTTGAAGCAGGTGGTGCGGATGCGCTGATCATCGCCACCAACACCATGCATAAAGCTGCCGCTGATGTGCAGGCGGCAGTTGATATCCCCTTGCTGCACATGGCTGATGCAATTGCTGCGGGCGCAGAAAAGACCGGGGCCTCAAAGCTGGGTCTGCTGGGCACAGCTTTCACCATGGAACAGGATTTCCTGTCCCGTCCCTTGAAGGAAAAATACGGGCTGGATGTGATCGTACCTGATTCTGCCGGACGGTCCATGGTTCACCGCAGCATTTTTGATGAACTTTGCTGCGGAAAACTTATCGATAAGACCCGTGACGGATACATAAAAATAATTGAAGAAATGGCAGCGCAGGGTGCCGAAGCAATTGTACTCGGCTGTACCGAGATCGGGCTGCTGGTCAAGCCTGAAGATGTTTCAGTGCCGTTAATTGATACGGTTGAGGCACATGTTGAATTGGCTTTAAATCATATATTGTAA
- the pnuC gene encoding nicotinamide riboside transporter PnuC yields the protein MELINFIINFINSMSLGEQLSIATGLIYIFLSVRQNPLCWPFGIVSVGIWMVIVFQGKLYSDAFLQFVYVVLGFYGWYQWLRGGRDNTPLEVQRVDRKLGLRLALIGLAAFIPTGYLMENYLEASFPWWDALTTIISLIAQYLLAKKYLENWLLWITADVMYIGIYYAKGWTGYSGLMAVYTAMAVLGFISWLKSYRADRERACSA from the coding sequence ATGGAACTCATAAACTTCATCATAAATTTCATAAACTCCATGAGCCTCGGCGAACAGCTTTCCATAGCCACCGGGCTAATCTACATATTTTTGAGTGTGCGTCAGAATCCGCTCTGCTGGCCCTTCGGCATCGTCAGTGTGGGGATCTGGATGGTCATTGTCTTTCAGGGCAAACTCTATTCCGATGCCTTCCTGCAATTTGTCTACGTGGTGCTCGGCTTTTACGGCTGGTATCAATGGCTGCGCGGCGGCAGAGACAACACCCCGCTCGAGGTCCAACGCGTGGACCGTAAACTCGGCCTGCGGCTGGCTTTGATCGGACTTGCTGCCTTCATTCCCACCGGATATCTCATGGAAAACTACCTCGAAGCCTCCTTCCCGTGGTGGGACGCGTTGACCACTATCATCTCACTCATCGCCCAGTATCTTCTGGCTAAAAAATATCTGGAAAACTGGCTGCTCTGGATCACTGCCGATGTCATGTATATCGGCATTTATTACGCCAAAGGCTGGACCGGATACAGCGGACTTATGGCCGTCTACACCGCTATGGCCGTGCTCGGCTTCATCAGTTGGCTTAAATCCTACCGCGCCGACCGGGAACGTGCATGCTCCGCGTAG
- a CDS encoding ABC transporter permease — MLAFLIRRISQSVVVLLVMSVLVFGGVFCIGNPVDILIAPDATPAERDRAIKELGLDKPLPEQYMRFLKDAVQGDLGNSFVYNEPALKLIMQRMPATMELAVTAMLMAVFFGIPLGMVAGIKSDTLLGRSIMRFSILGFSLPTFWVGLMFIIIFSVYLGWLPSGGRGETVEILGVPVSFLSWDGIRHLILPAMNLALFKTSLAIRLSRAGVQENLQMDYVKFARAKGLTNTRIIGLHVMKNIMIPVVTVLGMEFGGLIAFAVVTETIFSWPGMGKLVIDSIGVLDRPVIVAYLLITVTMFIIINLIVDIIYSILDPRVRLGDQN, encoded by the coding sequence ATGCTCGCATTTTTGATTCGAAGAATTTCACAATCCGTCGTGGTCCTGCTGGTCATGTCCGTGCTGGTCTTCGGCGGAGTATTCTGTATCGGGAACCCGGTGGATATCCTCATCGCTCCCGACGCCACCCCGGCGGAAAGGGACCGCGCCATCAAGGAACTCGGCCTCGATAAACCCTTGCCCGAACAGTACATGCGCTTCCTCAAGGACGCGGTACAGGGTGATCTGGGCAACTCCTTTGTCTACAACGAACCCGCGCTCAAGCTGATTATGCAGCGCATGCCCGCCACCATGGAGCTGGCCGTAACCGCTATGCTCATGGCTGTATTTTTCGGCATTCCACTGGGTATGGTCGCCGGGATCAAGTCGGACACGCTGCTTGGGCGAAGTATCATGCGGTTTTCCATACTGGGCTTCAGTCTGCCCACCTTCTGGGTCGGGCTGATGTTCATCATCATTTTCTCGGTCTATCTGGGCTGGCTGCCCTCCGGAGGACGCGGGGAAACCGTTGAGATACTCGGCGTTCCGGTCAGCTTCTTAAGCTGGGACGGCATCCGCCATCTGATCCTCCCGGCCATGAACCTCGCCCTGTTCAAGACATCGCTGGCCATCAGGCTCAGCCGGGCTGGGGTGCAGGAAAACCTGCAGATGGATTACGTAAAATTCGCCCGCGCCAAGGGCTTGACCAATACCCGCATCATCGGTCTGCACGTCATGAAAAATATCATGATCCCGGTAGTTACCGTACTGGGTATGGAGTTCGGCGGACTGATCGCATTCGCGGTTGTCACCGAGACAATCTTCTCATGGCCCGGCATGGGTAAGCTGGTTATCGATTCCATCGGCGTTCTCGACCGTCCGGTAATCGTGGCCTACCTGCTTATCACCGTAACCATGTTTATCATCATCAACTTAATAGTTGATATCATCTACTCCATTCTGGACCCACGAGTAAGACTTGGAGATCAGAATTAA
- a CDS encoding LysE family translocator, giving the protein MTVTSTIALIFAVLIFALIPGPGVMSIIAQSVARGFKSTALYCVGVVMGDFTYLTMVLLGMGFAAQKLGAGFVVLKWAGAAYLIYLGIKCWMAPPPLVEETALPEEKGLGKTFLAGLCVSLGNPKVIAFYCGFLPGFMDLQHLTATDAVIVISAIIPTVLAVLLAYAWLGDRSRAAIRSPKIWKIANRCAGSVLIGSGVAVATE; this is encoded by the coding sequence TAGCACTGATATTTGCAGTCTTGATTTTTGCCCTGATTCCCGGACCGGGAGTCATGTCAATAATCGCCCAGTCTGTGGCACGTGGATTCAAATCCACCGCCCTGTATTGCGTGGGCGTTGTCATGGGCGATTTCACCTACCTGACCATGGTACTTTTAGGCATGGGGTTTGCCGCCCAAAAACTGGGGGCAGGATTTGTGGTTCTGAAATGGGCAGGCGCGGCCTATCTTATATATCTGGGAATCAAATGCTGGATGGCCCCGCCGCCTCTGGTTGAAGAAACTGCCCTGCCCGAAGAAAAAGGACTGGGAAAAACTTTTCTGGCCGGGCTCTGCGTATCACTGGGCAACCCCAAGGTCATCGCATTTTACTGCGGCTTTCTGCCCGGTTTTATGGATTTGCAGCATCTGACCGCAACCGATGCCGTAATCGTAATCAGCGCGATCATCCCCACTGTGCTGGCCGTGCTGCTGGCCTACGCATGGCTTGGAGACCGCAGCCGCGCGGCCATCCGCAGCCCGAAAATCTGGAAAATCGCCAACCGCTGTGCCGGGTCGGTCTTGATCGGGTCAGGGGTGGCTGTTGCTACTGAGTAA